A genomic window from Brassica oleracea var. oleracea cultivar TO1000 chromosome C8, BOL, whole genome shotgun sequence includes:
- the LOC106310077 gene encoding histone H3-like centromeric protein HTR12 isoform X1 has translation MARTKHFASRARDRNRTNATASSSAAAAAEGPSATPTRREGSQDEGGEAQQSAATPTTTPPAGRKKGGTKRTKQAMPKSSNKKKTFRYKPGTVALREIRHFQKTTKLLIPAASFIRQVRSVTQIFAPPDVTRWTAEALMAIQEAAEDFLIGLFSDAMLCAIHARRVTLMRKDFELARRLGGKGRPL, from the exons ATGGCGAGAACCAAACATTTCGCTTCCAGGGCACGAGATCGCAATCGAACTA ATGCGACTGCTTCATCTTCGGCGGCGGCGGCGGCGGAAGGTCCGAGTGCG ACCCCGACGAGAAGAGAAGGCAGCCAAGATGAAGGTGGTGAAGCTCAACAGAGTG CAGCAACTCCTACTACAACTCCACCAGCCGGTAGAAAA AAAGGAGGGACTAAGCGAACTAAACAAGCTATGCCTAAAA GTTCCAACAAGAAGAAGACATTCCGTTACAAGCCTGGAACCGTTGCCCTCAGAGAGATTCGCCATTTCCAGAAGACCACCAAACTTCTTATCCCTGCCGCTAGTTTCATCCGACAA GTGAGAAGTGTCACCCAGATCTTTGCCCCTCCCGATGTTACCCGTTGGACTGCTGAAGCTCTTATGGCTATTCAAGAG GCGGCTGAAGATTTTTTAATTGGCTTGTTCTCTGATGCTATGCTTTGCGCTATCCATGCAAGGCGTGTTACTCTAA TGAGAAAAGATTTTGAGCTTGCACGCCGTCTTGGAGGAAAAGGCAGACCATTGTGA
- the LOC106310077 gene encoding histone H3-like centromeric protein HTR12 isoform X2 produces MARTKHFASRARDRNRTNATASSSAAAAAEGPSATPTRREGSQDEGGEAQQSATPTTTPPAGRKKGGTKRTKQAMPKSSNKKKTFRYKPGTVALREIRHFQKTTKLLIPAASFIRQVRSVTQIFAPPDVTRWTAEALMAIQEAAEDFLIGLFSDAMLCAIHARRVTLMRKDFELARRLGGKGRPL; encoded by the exons ATGGCGAGAACCAAACATTTCGCTTCCAGGGCACGAGATCGCAATCGAACTA ATGCGACTGCTTCATCTTCGGCGGCGGCGGCGGCGGAAGGTCCGAGTGCG ACCCCGACGAGAAGAGAAGGCAGCCAAGATGAAGGTGGTGAAGCTCAACAGAGTG CAACTCCTACTACAACTCCACCAGCCGGTAGAAAA AAAGGAGGGACTAAGCGAACTAAACAAGCTATGCCTAAAA GTTCCAACAAGAAGAAGACATTCCGTTACAAGCCTGGAACCGTTGCCCTCAGAGAGATTCGCCATTTCCAGAAGACCACCAAACTTCTTATCCCTGCCGCTAGTTTCATCCGACAA GTGAGAAGTGTCACCCAGATCTTTGCCCCTCCCGATGTTACCCGTTGGACTGCTGAAGCTCTTATGGCTATTCAAGAG GCGGCTGAAGATTTTTTAATTGGCTTGTTCTCTGATGCTATGCTTTGCGCTATCCATGCAAGGCGTGTTACTCTAA TGAGAAAAGATTTTGAGCTTGCACGCCGTCTTGGAGGAAAAGGCAGACCATTGTGA
- the LOC106311023 gene encoding MYB-like transcription factor ETC1 has translation MDKQRKSKHPKTNAYATIVSSSSEEVSSLEWEEIAMTQEEEDLICRMYKLVGERWDLIAGRIPGRTAQVIERFWVMKNHRRA, from the exons ATGGATAAGCAGCGTAAGTCGAAGCATCCCAAGACCAATGCTTATGCCACCATTGTTTCCTCTTCTTCGGAAG AAGTGAGCAGTCTTGAGTGGGAAGAAATAGCAATGACACAAGAAGAAGAGGATTTGATCTGCAGAATGTATAAGCTTGTCGGCGAAAG GTGGGATTTAATAGCTGGGAGGATTCCAGGAAGAACGGCACAAGTGATCGAGAGGTTTTGGGTCATGAAGAATCATCGAAGAGCTTGA
- the LOC106311417 gene encoding LOW QUALITY PROTEIN: MAP/microtubule affinity-regulating kinase 4 (The sequence of the model RefSeq protein was modified relative to this genomic sequence to represent the inferred CDS: inserted 2 bases in 1 codon; deleted 2 bases in 1 codon), with the protein MEQLGEIGEVLGSIRALMVFKDNIHINQRQCTLLLDLFTATYDSVSESMRLNLRFGEKNTSKWKILEQPLRELLCVVREGEAYVRFSLEPKLGFWAKAVFLQHNKDCTELHVHNLLSCVPIIIEAIEMASEVSGWDEQEMNKKRLVHWNKYMKQWNDSQMFAWKFGREYLVTEDLCSRYESAWREDMWLLTQELQEKRRPGSSKQDRKMAEFLLKNLGDGNELFPSSILVSSKXRLGNGSQCKEITWLGESFALRHFFGDIDALLPQVTSLLSLSHPNIVYYLCGFADEEKKECFLVMELMSKSLGTHVKEVCGPRRKNTLSLPVAVDLMLQISRGMEYLHSKRVYHGELNPSNILHGKICGFGLSSVKGFSFKSASSNESFPFIWYSPEVLEEQEQGGSSLKYTEKSDVYSFGMVCFELLTGKVPFEDSHLQGDKMSRNIRAGERPLFLTKRCWHADPNQRPSFSSISRVLRYIKRFLALNPECQQDTLVSPPVDYCEIETKLLKKLSWEKTTELVQVSQVPFQMFAYRVVEQAKTCKKNNLRETSESGSEWASCSEDEGGGGSDEQVSSEKERRLSCSNEVGMRKKKPVSKRASGLKPIQKPGTPRVRSRHPPLSPCGQSMRTHSESQLIVLSPKIRRSSSGHVSDSELS; encoded by the exons ATGGAGCAACTTGGAGAGATAGGAGAGGTGTTGGGAAGCATAAGAGCCTTAATGGTGTTCAAGGACAACATTCATATCAACCAGCGTCAATGCACTCTATTACTCGACCTCTTCACCGCCACATACGACTCAGTTTCCGAATCCATGAGACTAAACCTACGTTTTGGAGAGAAGAACACGTCCAAATGGAAGATTCTCGAACAGCCCTTGAGGGAGCTTCTATGTGTGGTACGAGAAGGGGAGGCTTACGTTAGGTTCTCTTTAGAGCCTAAACTAGGGTTTTGGGCTAAAGCTGTTTTCTTACAACACAACAAAGATTGCACCGAGCTTCACGTTCATAACCTGCTCTCTTGTGTACCCATCATCATCGAGGCTATAGAGATGGCGAGTGAGGTTTCAGGGTGGGACGAACAAGAGATGAACAAGAAGAGGCTGGTGCATTGGAACAAGTATATGAAGCAATGGAACGACTCTCAGATGTTTGCATGGAAGTTCGGGAGAGAGTATTTGGTGACCGAGGACTTGTGCAGCCGGTACGAGAGTGCTTGGAGAGAGGACATGTGGCTTCTAACGCAAGAGCTTCAAGAAAAAAGGCGTCCCGGTTCAAGCAAACAAGACAGGAAGATGGCTGAGTTCCTTTTGAAGAATCTTGGAGATGGTAACGAGCTGTTTCCATCTTCTATTCTGGTCAGCTCGAA GAGATTAGGTAATGGGAGTCAGTGCAAGGAGATTACATGGTTAGGTGAAAGCTTTGCGCTTAGGCATTTCTTTGGAGACATCGATGCTCTGCTTCCTCAGGTCACTTCATTGCTATCTCTTTCACACCCAAACATTGTGTATTAC CTTTGTGGATTCGCTGATGAGGAGAAGAAAGAGTGTTTCCTGGTTATGGAACTGATGAGTAAAAGCCTTGGGACGCACGTCAAAGAGGTGTGTGGTCCGAGGAGGAAGAACACACTCTCCCTCCCTGTCGCGGTTGATCTGATGCTTCAGATATCACGTGGCATGGAATATCTCCACTCAAAGAGAGTGTACCACGGGGAGTTGAATCCATCTAACATTCTACACGGCAAGATTTGTGGGTTCGGGTTGAGTTCTGTCAAGGGCTTCTCCTTTAAAAGTGCTTCTTCGAATGAGAGTTTTCCATTCATATGGTATTCCCCTGAAGTGCTAGAGGAGCAGGAACAGGGCGGAAGCAGCCTTAAGTACACCGAGAAATCTGATGTGTACAGCTTTGGAATGGTTTGCTTTGAGCTTCTAACAGGTAAAGTACCGTTTGAGGATAGCCACCTTCAAGGAGATAAAATGAGTAGAAACATTAGGGCTGGGGAGAGACCACTTTTCCTGACCAAAAGATGCTGGCACGCTGATCCGAATCAGCGTCCATCTTTCTCGTCCATAAGTAGAGTTTTGAGATACATCAAACGGTTTTTAGCTTTGAACCCGGAATGTCAGCAAGACACGCTTGTCTCTCCTCCTGTGGATTACTGTGAGATAGAGACTAAGCTGTTGAAGAAACTCTCATGGGAAAAAACAACAGAGTTAGTTCAAGTTTCACAGGTTCCTTTTCAGATGTTTGCATATAGGGTGGTGGAACAGGCGAAGACTTGTAAGAAAAACAATCTCCGAGAGACATCAGAATCAGGTAGTGAATGGGCTTCGTGTAGTGAAGATGAAGGTGGGGGTGGATCAGACGAGCAGGTGTCATCTGAGAAGGAAAGGAGGCTTTCATGCTCAAATGAAGTTGGTATGAGGAAGAAGAAGCCTGTTTCAAAAAGAGCTTCTGGCCTGAAACCAATTCAGAAACCAG GAACTCCTAGAGTAAGATCAAGGCATCCCCCATTGAGCCCATGTGGGCAAAGTATGAGAACGCACTCTGAGAGTCAACTGATAGTGTTGAGTCCAAAGATACGGCGTTCAAGCTCCGGTCATGTCTCTGACTCTGAGCTTTCCTAG
- the LOC106310249 gene encoding uncharacterized protein LOC106310249 produces the protein MAESPKYIEPYDCREAVAISPKLSLSFVMLNPRLQRIRPVFKPSDELSGSHVRRRGVSSSNHEFSFKRVQSVSKSAGPFDALICVGQFFPDSPELLGEFLDYVEGRAQVLRLRRLRPQNPIRDLDENGESRV, from the exons ATGGCGGAATCACCAAAGTACATTGAGCCCTATGATTGCAGAGAAGCTGTAGCGATTTCGCCAAAACTCTCTCTCTCTTTCGTTATGTTGAACCCGAGATTACAGAGAATCCGGCCAGTGTTTAAACCCTCCGACGAGCTCTCCGGCAGCCATGTACGGCGGAGGGGCGTTTCTTCTTCAAACCACGAATTCTCCTTCAAGCGAGTCCAATCG GTCAGCAAATCAGCAGGTCCATTCGATGCACTAATCTGCGTCGGCCAATTCTTCCCCGATTCACCGGAGCTTCTAGGCGAGTTTCTGGATTACGTCGAAGGCCGAGCTCAGGTCCTGAGACTACGGCGTCTCCGCCCCCAAAATCCTATCCGCGACCTCGATGAAAACGGAGAATCAAGGGTTTAA